In Euzebya sp., a genomic segment contains:
- a CDS encoding DNA alkylation repair protein codes for MSPAELVAELAEAYREHADAEAAEAMSAYMRGQFPFIGIQAKQRRAIDRAVTAKAPSRPTHHYLVKVARDCWGRREREYQYFAVDYLRRHHRRLDPPFLEISRELVVTKSWWDTVDALAGGVIGPFVRAHGMVEAMDSWVTADNLWVVRTALLFQLAAKEDTDVERLFTYCLQRANDGDIFIRKAIGWALRQHARTDPYAVKRFVAAHADTLSPLSIREAMKHLTGEA; via the coding sequence ATGAGTCCTGCAGAGCTGGTGGCCGAGCTGGCCGAGGCCTACCGCGAGCACGCCGATGCCGAGGCGGCCGAGGCGATGTCGGCGTACATGCGCGGGCAGTTCCCCTTCATCGGGATCCAGGCGAAGCAGCGCCGCGCGATCGACCGCGCCGTCACGGCGAAGGCGCCCTCACGGCCGACGCACCACTACCTGGTCAAGGTCGCCCGCGACTGCTGGGGGCGGCGCGAGCGGGAGTACCAGTACTTCGCCGTCGACTACCTGCGGCGCCACCACCGGCGGTTGGACCCGCCGTTCCTCGAGATCAGCCGGGAGCTCGTGGTCACCAAGTCGTGGTGGGACACCGTGGACGCCCTGGCGGGCGGGGTGATCGGCCCGTTCGTGCGCGCGCACGGGATGGTCGAGGCCATGGACAGCTGGGTCACCGCGGACAACCTGTGGGTGGTCCGCACCGCCCTCTTGTTCCAGCTCGCCGCGAAGGAGGACACCGACGTCGAGCGGCTGTTCACCTACTGCCTGCAGCGCGCGAACGACGGCGACATCTTCATCCGCAAGGCCATCGGCTGGGCGCTCCGCCAGCACGCGAGGACCGACCCGTACGCGGTGAAGCGGTTCGTCGCGGCGCACGCCGACACCCTCAGCCCCCTGTCGATCCGCGAAGCGATGAAGCACCTGACCGGCGAGGCCTGA